One genomic segment of Xyrauchen texanus isolate HMW12.3.18 chromosome 5, RBS_HiC_50CHRs, whole genome shotgun sequence includes these proteins:
- the si:dkey-1h24.6 gene encoding uncharacterized protein si:dkey-1h24.6, with protein MQQMEIFRRSVTIFSLCLFHSTLIETQSMCKGNLPLVKHVAVNSNATVSCPILSAPEMDFKLFKGSVQVISSYINTQSTPVRISDSPEADFPAHFSVNLTDNSTSFILLSATMNTTALYTCEAVKTYPPPLVNVDEMPQTIVFVKESPRKQHSLCQHANHLVLWVVLGGMTMYGLVMTCIVLMLRIKLSQMDTPCYSIKNMKFKECRRRWQGVQHPTRQGFYIDTVA; from the exons ATGCAACAGATGGAGATTTTCAGAAGATCTGTGACAATCTTCAGTCTCTGTCTCTTCCATAGTACACTAATTGAAACACAGAGCATGTGCAAAG GCAATCTCCCACTGGTAAAGCATGTGGCAGTAAACAGCAATGCTACTGTATCTTGCCCCATACTCAGTGCACCGGAAATGGACTTCAAATTATTCAAGGGCTCAGTTCAGGTCATCTCCAGTTATATCAACACACAAAGCACACCTGTCAGAATATCTGACAGCCCAGAGGCAGATTTCCCTGCCCATTTCAGTGTTAATTTGACAGATAACAGTACCAGCTTCATCCTACTCAGTGCGACAATGAATACCACAGCCCTGTACACCTGTGAGGCAGTGAAAACTTATCCTCCTCCGCTCGTGAACGTTGACGAGATGCCACAAAcgattgtgtttgttaaag AGAGTCCACGTAAGCAGCATTCTCTCTGTCAACATGCCAATCACCTGGTTCTATGGGTAGTGCTTGGAGGCATGACCATGTATGGGTTGGTAATGACTTGCATTGTCCTCATGCTCCGG ATCAAGTTGAGCCAAATGGACACTCCCTGTTATAGCATCAAAAACATGAAGTTCAAAGAATGCAGACGGAGATGGCAGGGGGTTCAACACCCAACCCGACAGGGTTTTTACATAGACACTGTAGCATGA